In Tiliqua scincoides isolate rTilSci1 chromosome 16, rTilSci1.hap2, whole genome shotgun sequence, the DNA window GCCAGCCTCGTGGGCCACAGGGAGAACCGGCGAGGGAGGCGAGGCTGCCGGGCAGTGCGCCGTGCCACAGCCAGCagcccaggtgccttgccagccTGTCAAGGGAGGACAGTGAAACAAACCCCCTCTCCCCTGCATAGGCAGGGGACAGAGTCCATCTCGAAGCACAGCTCTGCCCTGGTGGctacttcacacacacacacaccccaagcggGTTGTTTGGCATTTGGCTCACTCCCACAGGCCTCCCTGCAGCTCCACAGGGACCATGTGCCCCCTCCCAGTCCTCCAGATCACATCAGGGAAAGCTGAaggttcctgggggggggggtgaagaggaGGCCACAACCACCTTCCACTCTGTCCTGTGGGTCTCAGGCCCTGAGGACCAGCAGAAGGCTCAGCTCGGAGGAGGAGCGGGTGGGGACCATCCAGCCTCCCCAGCAACAGTCTGCGCCTGCCTGGCATGCTGCAGAGTATGAGCTCCCCCAAGCAGAGAGCCCATTTCCTACCactcttttgggggtggggggtctctCATGCCAACATGGCAGCTCAGCAGCAGTAAGTGGCTCAACCCCCCTTTCTGCATTTCCAGAAGGGGGCAAACAGGCCTCCCAAGACCAGGTGTCACAACCAAGTGCAGCAACCCCCAAAAAAGGCCAGCCTGCGCCCCCCCCAAAAGAGCTGCTGGTTGTCTTGGGCTCCCCCCCCTGCTTCCACACAGGGGCCCTGTCACTCTCCTGGTTCTGTGCCCCACCAGAGGCCCTTCCTGCCACGGACCCCACAACGGCGTCTCCTCTTGTTCCTGCTGTCTAATTTATGGACGTTCCCGTTTTCCACTGTGAACTGACTTTTGATATTTAATTTTGGATCTATTTTTTCACAAAGAGGCTTAGGACATTCCTTGAAAAAGAGACTTGTGATCATTGCTGCGATTAAAATGTGCACTGATTTGTACAGATCAAACTGCTCCACCGTGAAGTCTGTCTGCCACCCCAAAccaaggactcccccccccccgcagtgggGAGGCCGGGGTGgccctgcagcctccagcccaTCGTCAGCCCCAGAGCTGGCTGCAGAAACATCGCAGGGCAGCGAGTGCTGCTCCTCACAGCATAACAGGCTCCAGTGTCTTTGTGAGCAGGCTGCTGGGGACAGATTCTCTGTGAGCGGCCAGAACATCAGGGGACTGGGCtgttgggcaggggaaggggtctCTCCAGAACCTCCCTGAATTGCTCCCTGCTACCAtttgctcccccagcccagaaGCTTCTGCTGCCCCCGACAGGTTCCTCCAGGCTTCTCCAAGGGCAGGGGAAGATGGCCACAAGCTTGAGAGTGCTTCAAACTCCACTTGCGTCTGCCTCACAACTCACTCCTGCTGTTCACTCAGATCAGCCTCAGAAGAAACCCAGGCCGAGTGCCTGAAGTCGTGGGTCTCTCTCAGGTAACCCAACACATCGTGTGCTTGgactgcaccagggctggaggTCAGTAGCCCCTCCCCTTGCTAGGATCACAACTGTAGGCAGGCACAGGACCTGGCGCTGACAGCAGAACACACCCCACTCTGTTGCCCACAAaggggcagtgccagcaggccCCCCAACCACCTGGGGTCCTTCCTGCTGTCACCCTCGCAGGAAAGGGGAGCCAAGTCGAGGGTCAGCCGATTCTAGTAGGCAGGAAGAGCTGGGTGAGGGAGAGAGACTTACTGGCAGGAGCTGTTCCCAGTCCTGGGGGGAGGTCCACGCGACCCCCCaggagcacatgctccactcaGCCTCTCGTTACCACTGCCCATCAGCTGCTCTTCTGACTAATCCGAGTGCTGCTGGGATAGTGGTTTTATGCTATTGACAGGTCCTGGTTGAGCAGCATCTGAAAAGATGCATTTGAATGGCTGCAAGGTGGACTTTCAGCTGCCCACCTGGCACCTTCCCATCACTGACCAAGCGTGGCTGTCAAGGCAGGACACGCAGCAGAGAGCCACCGCCCTTCCCGGGCCAGCCTGAGGTCCAGCTCAGGCAGTGCCCCGTCCCCAAGCATATGCCTCTGGGGGGGGCGCCTGTCACTCTACCCGTCCCGCCACATGCCCCAAATCCACATGAACCAAACCAACATGCCAGCATCTGCTTGGTGGACTTTAAATATTTTACTCTTCTGAACTAGGCAATATCAAAAACACCTTTTTCCAGCAAAAAAGATAATACAAAACAGAGAGAACGGCTTGTCAAAGCAAAAGCATTCGACAGCAGACACGTGATGAGGTGAACGCGAAGCCAGGAGGCACCCAGAGAGACTCCCCTCCGCCACGCAGGCTGGACCGTGGAAGGAGCTGCCCCGCGACACTAGCAACGCGGCAGCAGGCAGCTGTCCGGAGACCAGCACAGAGCAGGACACCTGGAAGCAGAAAGAGGGTGGGGGACCAACCCCGTCTGCCTGGAAGGGGATTCCTCACACAAGTCATGTGATTTCCCTTAAAAAAACACCTCGGGGGTCAAGTTTGGCTTTCAAAACTGATTGAGTGACCAAATGAGAGCCTGCTGGATTCGTGTGGATCTGGCCCAGCAGAGGTGCCAGCAGCCTGGACAGGCTCCTCGGAGGGAGAGTCCAAATTAGCTTCTTTCTGCTTCCAGGTAGAGAAGAGTCAAAGGCAGTTCCTGCCTGGCCTGAAGACTCTGCCACCCTCCTGTCcttcccttgtgccagcctgatctcagggagccccctgcACCCCACACGTGCCCTGGCCCCTTGTCCCCCTCCCTTATTTTTGGTCATAAAATATGGTGCTAGGACATCAAGCTGCAGCATTGCCACCTAGTAACACTTGGAGATACATGTAGAGATAATAGGAATACTATCAAGACACCGTCAGGGGAGGGAGGCCCTGAAACCACCACAGGGCTGGCTGAACAGAGGTCCGCAGGTGGCACCTCCCCTTCCCGCTGGATCGGAAAGGCCGATTCCCGCTTTCCTGACCAAGCTGTGCGGCGTgaaggggctccctccactgtatGTGAGGGGGGGCCGGAAGAGAACCCACAGGCATCCTCAGAGCAACACACCCACCAACTCAAAAGTGCACCTGGGTAACAGCAGtaacagacaaaacaaaacatgaaggCAAAACATGATTTGGGGTCCAGGAGAATCTAAACTCAATACTAATTACGTTGGTGAGGAAGCAAAGccttgggagggaggaagaagttcACCACACTTTGGGGCGCCCCCCATTTCAGCAGGTGCCTTGAAAGAGTTGGCACTTCCCCACACCCCTCATTCCTCTTATGGGCCCAGCTGTGAAGGTTGCAGAGGGGGTCCTGCGGGGGCAGCCCTGCCCTGCAACAGTGTCTAGCCGGGGGCAGCTGTGGAGggacagcagcagctgctcctggCCAACCAGCCCTCCCAGTCCCAAGGAATACTGTCTTTCTGCACGGTCCGCTGCCCCACCTCTGAGGAGAGCCCTGCCCCAGCCGGGGGTCACTCGAAGGTCTCCCACTGCCGCCTCAGCTGCTCCACTTTTCCAGGCACGACCGAGACCTCCTGCTTCGTCTTGTTCAGCAAGTCCTCGAAGGGGTCTTTCGGGGCCAGGGGCTTGGAAGGGGGCAACGCAGGAGGTTCTGCCGCTCTGGCCTTGTGGGGGACCAGTGGGAGGTCACGGGGCCTGGCGGCCAGCCTCGCCTGAGCCTCCTTGCGGGCGGCAGAGTGAGCCAGGGGCAGGGTCCGGATCTTGGAAGGGCCGCACAGCTGCGCAGGTTGAGACGGGGGGCGGCTCAGTGCCGGCGGCTGAGCAAAGAGGTTGGGCATGGAGAGCGTCAGTGGGTTGGGGGGAGACCTCAGGGGCGGGCAGAAGCCAGAGGTAGAGGTGATGAAGCTGGAGCTGTACGCGTggcccagggagggggcaaaggggCTGCCGGGGGGTCTGGCCAGGGACAAGGGCACCGCCTGCACGAATGGGTTGAGAGGGACCTGCACAAACGGCGGTGGTGCTGCTGCCGCAGAGGAAAGGTACCCCAGAGGCCGTCCGAACGGCGCCAGGTCGCCTGCCATCGGGGGGAAGGCGACTCCTGCAGGACTGGGAGAGGCCGGTCCCAGCAAGGCGCTGGGTTGCTGGCCAGCCTCCCGAGGCCCCGACTTCAGGGGGTCCAGGAGGGCCAGAAGGGAGTCGCTGCCGGTGCCCGCAGCCTCCGTGCCGACTCTGacgggctgcagcagctctgctgtgGGGCCTCCGGGGCCAGGCAGCAGCTGAGGGGCAAGCCCGGCAGGCTGCCTGAAGGTCCTGGCCGCCAGGTTCTCCTGCAAGGGCTCCAGTGCCGGGTCGCCACGGGCCGCTTCCAGGGTCGCCTGCGCCTTGGCTGCTCTGGGGGCAGGCGGTGGGGGCACGATGCCCAGCTCGGGCGTCTTCCTGCCCTGCGGGCGCGGGATGGTGATGCTCCTTTGGGACGTCTGAGGGCTTGCGGTGACCTTCTCGGGGGGGCCCTGGCTGCCTCCGCCACCTCTGCTGCAGGGCCTCCGGGGGACTGGAGGCAGGTGTCTGGGTGCAGTGCGGGTCCactctggggagccctgcgagtGCTTGGAGGGCAGGGCCATGTCGTCCAGGCCCCACGGCTGCTTGTGTGGGCACGGAGAGGGCTTCATCCCCGCGGCGGCCCAGCTCGGCTCAGAAAAGCCAGGATCCATCCTCTGCCGGAAAGCACACAATGGTCAGCACTGCAGGACTTCCCTTCTGCTCACCCgcctcctgctcagcctctgctttCCTCctcaccaccccctccctgcaggcctccccactccccactgcCCCACTATTTTCCCCGGCAGCTTGCCTgatgcccccacctcccactttGTCTCCCAAGTAACCCAGCAAtcttcaaccgctgtgccgcggcacttgggtgtgccgcaaaaggtccgcaggtgtgcgtgagaattgggggagggtcatttactagtagagaccctggagatgtgagccccctactggcagtgcgccttgttaattgtccaaaaaccgatggtgtggcTTGTCTGTGTGCCACAAGCTGAAAATTGCCGAACGATCTCTTGGTTGCCCGTGGCGGCGGCAGCTGTCCCCGTGCCAGAAGCCCCCCGCGATCAGAGTCCCACCCCTACCTGGTAATCAAAGGTGCACAGCTGGCTTCCGTCCTCGGGGGGCATCCTCAAGTCCTCCAAGCTCTTGGCTTGGCTGAGGAGGACAGGGGGCTGCGCCTCCACTTCCAGGCCTATGAAAATGCCCTCCAGCAGGCTGACTTCTGTGGGGCTGTCTGCAGCTCGGCCAGGGTCTTGGTTGCTTTCGGGGCTGGTCCCTTCCTCGCCGTCTGCGCTGTCAGATTCCTTCAGGGCACGGTAAGGCTGAGGCCTGGAGGGCAGAAAGGGCCTGGTGAGCTCAGAGAAGCGCCCGGTCTCCACTGGCCTGCATTATGGGAAAGAGGCCGGCAGGGATCCTCCTGCCGGGCGCTCCCGCTTTCGGATGCAGGGGACGGCCCAGGCCTGCTCCGTTCCCAAGTCCCAGTGGTGGCGCTTGGAAAGCAGCACCCCAGACGAAGACCTGggtgcagaggccacacacggaAGCGCCTTCCAGTCAGGGGGACCAAGCAGCACTGGGGCCCTCTGAAGAGGAAGTGAGCAGCGGCCCAGAAGCTCACGTGAAAGGGAGGAGCGCAGTGCTTCCCACGCTGGGGTCATGACCCCCTCAGGCAGTGGGAAACGCTGAATTCCCCCTTCAGAGGAGTGGCGGCAGGACAGCAGGGTCGGCACTTTTGgatttgtgctgctgcctcttaaGTAAAAAAGGGAGAGGGTTTGCACTTACCCACACCGGCAAAACCCGAGTTCTTGCGACTGCTGGCTAAGTGCAAGCCCCCCACCCTTTTTACTtaagcagcagcagtgcaaacctggaagtgctacTGCCACTGAGTCGCCATCCCTCCAAACGGCCCCACAAACACTCAGGAGTTCCCTGCCCTTAGAGTTAAGCTACTCTTGAGCCACAGGggtagtggaaggaggaggactgCTCCCCACTGTGAAAACGGAAAGAACTGTTTCAGAAGGCGCTCAGAAGAGTCAGGAGGCCCAGGCAGGCTGCCCAGAGGCTGTGACTCAGAGTCGCCCCAACGACACTGGCTGGGAAACGAGGAGCCCAGAACTAGAAGACGGGACAACTGCTAAGGACCCCGGAAGAGCCGCAGACACACCAGGCAGTGCTCTGCGTGAGCTGTGCGgagactctcccccccccgggCACCGCTGCTGGTCCAGTGGCTCCAGGCAGGGCTCCGTGTTCTCCACTGTGGCTGACTCAGCGCAAGCCCTTCCCGGCGCCTCCTGAGGTAAGTGCCAGAGATTGAACTAGTGTCGTTGCACCAAGAAACACCACCATCCATCCCGGGGGCCGGTGGGGGTGGCAGAAGAGGCTGGAGCGCCAGGAGGTTCTGCTCCTGCCTGCCTCGGCAAACAGGCCTTGAACTCCCTGCGATTTGCATGCCGGTTCCGTGCGCGAGAGGACAGCAGCGCAGCGCGCATCCAATTAACACAGCCGACTGACATGCATTTCCACGGTGACTGGCGTTTGACTGGCAGCCAGGCTCACCATGCCCTTTAAACAGCGGAGGAAAACATGAGGGAGGCCCCAGGAAACAGCAACACAGCCCAGGaaccctcctctccctctctctaagCTGCGCCCTGCGAGCGCTCATTAGCCAGGGGGCTCTCTTTGCGCCAGCGGGCTCATTACTGCCGGGTGCAACGCAGAGCAGTTCTTGCAGCTGGAGGCTTTGGCCAGCAGCAGGTGAGGGGGTAGGTACCCACACCTGCTCCTGAAAAAGGAAGCTGGACCCAGGGAACGGGCAGCCACCTCTCTGCTCTCCCCGTGgcatttcctcctcctgcccccagagTATGTTCACCTCTCCCCCCTTGCACCACCTCCCGCTTGCTTCAGCTGCTCAGAGCACAGCTGGCTCCAAGCACTGTCCAGCTCTTGGGTGCAGGAGGGTCAAGCCACCCTTGTCCCTGGTTGCGACTCGTGGCCTGTGCTTCGCTGAGCGTCCCCAGGTCAGCTGACTGCCAAGAGGGGAAGGGCCAAACCGACTAGAAGGGTGCAGAGCCCACAGCGGCTGCTGGGTGGGTCCCAGGTGGAAGCTGGGAAGACGTGTCGACAGcacagaatggggcagggcagCAGGGAAGAGGAGTGGGGAACAGCAGGGTGTGCTATCGCCAGTGTCAGAGCAGAGACAGCCTCTGGCCCTGCCCCAGTTCACGGAAGGGGTTTGTGCAGCCCTGTGGTGGACAGATGTGAAAATAGATCTCCAGTGGCTAATGGCTCCTTCCCTATTTTAATTTAGGAAAAATAACTGCAAGGTGCTCTGCTGTAGTCACTCCCAGGAATCACAGCTGGCAAAACACGGCTGGAGATCCTGGTTCTCTTCAAGGGAGCTTCCTAGAATCCGGCACGACTAAAGGAAATTTCGAACTAAATAATGTGGCAAAGTCTCCTGAATGTGTGTATGTTGTGTGTTGTGGAGCACAAACGGATTTGTTAAAGGTGTGATTTGGAGAGATGAGGCTGAGGGAAAGGGTGGATGTTTGTATCCAGATTGAGGTCAACTGCCTTATCATTCatctattattattttatatacatACACACTTGCTTGTGCTGGCAGGAAAACAGTCCTATATATACCTGGTCGCGTTTGCTCGTGTTGCCTGGAAAACACTCGTATATACACAAATATTACAATACTTGTAATATTGTATACAAAATATACAAATATTCCCACCGCTTCAGGAGTCCCCTGTGACTGCCACGCCaccaggccccattggcacagctcctcCAGCGCTGGAGaatgggataggactggaccttcactccctctctctttttccacATATCTCTATCTATCTAGCAGTGAGTATTTGTCTCTCTAGAAGTGAGGGAGCTCACGTCCCCGTCTGTGTGtacatatgtttgtatgtctgtctgcaagtgtgtgtgtgtctgtgtttttatatatgtgtgtatCTGTCCCTGTGTGTGTTTCATCCTCcttgggcaggtggggaggcaggtgggctgCACAGCAAACACACAAGCCCTGGGCTCTCTCCAAACTCCTAGTCACCACAGCTCATCACAAGGACCATACcagggcacacacacacatgccagaaAGAGAGAGCCCGCAGGGCAGCTTCCACAAGGGGGGGAGGGCAACCCAAACAGGAACAAGCTTCCCCGAGCACCCAGAGGCTGCCCCCCCCCGATTCCCAGGCAAGGTgacagaaacccccccccccaacccatccCTCGTGGACACACACTGAAAAGgacccctggcagcagctccccgtGGGTAGCTGTCCCATTGAGCCAAAGCCAGAGATGCCAAACCCAGCCACAATCAGGCTCAACCTGCACTGGACATGCCCTTCTCTCCCACTCCCCAGACCTCCCGTGCAGTTCCTCCAGGCCCACAACTGCCATGACCCCAACAGCACTCTTCACACCCCCAACCTCAGTGCCCAGCTGAACACAACTGGGGTGACCCTGAAATCGTTCTCAGGAGCAGCCCACAGCACTTGCTGTTTGTCAAACGTCTCCACTTGTATCCAGTTGGTACAGATGTTTGGATAACATTTGTCTTCTGTCAACACCATCTCCAAAGTTAAAACTGGACCAAGACCTTCAAACACAAAGCAAAGCAGCAACTCAGACAGGCCCCATCACCCCACTCCTGAAATGCATCAGCTCTGTGTTCTAGAGGGACGTGTTTCAACAGAGCCTAAGCACAACACAGACTCCGGAAGGAAGCATCAGATCAGCTCCCACCTCCTCCGGCACTTCACATTCTAAAATCCTGCACCCCAAAGAACACCCTAAAGCCTTAAGCAACTGTCTGCTGACAGAGACACAGCCAAGGCTCTCCAGGGCTCCTGGGAAATCAGCCAGTCACACTGACCAGAAGAAATAGTGACTGGCAAAACACTGAGATCCTGATTTTCTTAAAGGGAGCTACCCAGAATCTTGCAGACCCAAAGGAAACTTAGGTCTAAATAATGTGACAGAGTTTCCTGAATGTGTTACACTGCTTGTTGTGGAGCACAAATCCATTTGCTAAAGGTGTGGTTTCAAGAGAGGCTGAGGTGAACAGTGGACATTTGTATCCAAATTGAGATCAAGTGGCTTCTCGTTCATACATATATCCACAACTGGCTGGTAATCCATCTACtaatataaaaaataaagctTCCTAACTTTCCTAAAGACCTTTGACCATTTTAACAGTGTGTCAGAAAAAGAATCCCAACATCTTTCTGTCACCTGCACAGGTACACACGGGACACATGCACAACACGGACACTTGCCACTGAAACACCCAAGCAAGGGAGAGACCAACACATTTGCAGGGTGGGTGCTCCAAGCATGGAGGGGAAGCAGCTCTGGCTAGGGCAGCAAAGAATCAAGGTATAGACCATTCAAAGGGAGCAGAGAAGAGGAAGCTGTCAGAGAAGGCGGAGACGGGGTCCTCTTCCTGCGGGAACTCATCGCCGGAAGAGTCCTCCGAGAGAAAGACTGTATAGTGGCGCGTGGGCTTTACCAGGCTgaagaagacagagagagagagagagagagagagacagagacagacagacagacaaaaagaGAGAGGAGCATTACTCAGCCGCCACctgcagagcaaaatcaaacagCTGATTAAACTGTAGGCA includes these proteins:
- the DENND1A gene encoding DENN domain-containing protein 1A isoform X2; translated protein: MGSRVRQNPETTFEVYVEVTCPAAAGTDPEVRRRFPEDYSDQEILQTLTKFCFPFYVDSLTVSQVGQNFTFVLTDIDSKQRFGFCRLSSGAKACFCILSYLPWFEVFYKLLNILADYTAKGQDNHWHELLEALYKLPIPDPGTSVHLSVHSYFTVPDTRDLPSIPENRNLTEYFVAVDVNNMLHLYASMLYERRVLICCSKLSTLTACIHGSAAMLYPMFWQHVYIPVLPPHLLDYCCAPMPYLIGIHLSLMEKVRNMALDDVVILNVDTNTLETPFDDLQSLPNDVVSALKSRLKKVSMTTGDGVARAFLKAQAAFFGSYRSALKIEPEEPITFCEEAFVAHRSAAMRQFLQNATQLQLFKQFIDGRLDLLNSGEGFSDVFEEEINMSEYAGSDKLYHQWLSTVRKGSGAILNTVKTKANPAMKTVYKFAKDHAKMGIKEVKNRLKQKDITENGCSAVPEDSLPQTAPSPLAEKREDRRPITVHFGQVRPPRPHVVRRPRSNVALDGRRTSVSSPEHLVKPTRHYTVFLSEDSSGDEFPQEEDPVSAFSDSFLFSAPFEWPQPYRALKESDSADGEEGTSPESNQDPGRAADSPTEVSLLEGIFIGLEVEAQPPVLLSQAKSLEDLRMPPEDGSQLCTFDYQRMDPGFSEPSWAAAGMKPSPCPHKQPWGLDDMALPSKHSQGSPEWTRTAPRHLPPVPRRPCSRGGGGSQGPPEKVTASPQTSQRSITIPRPQGRKTPELGIVPPPPAPRAAKAQATLEAARGDPALEPLQENLAARTFRQPAGLAPQLLPGPGGPTAELLQPVRVGTEAAGTGSDSLLALLDPLKSGPREAGQQPSALLGPASPSPAGVAFPPMAGDLAPFGRPLGYLSSAAAAPPPFVQVPLNPFVQAVPLSLARPPGSPFAPSLGHAYSSSFITSTSGFCPPLRSPPNPLTLSMPNLFAQPPALSRPPSQPAQLCGPSKIRTLPLAHSAARKEAQARLAARPRDLPLVPHKARAAEPPALPPSKPLAPKDPFEDLLNKTKQEVSVVPGKVEQLRRQWETFE